The proteins below come from a single Pleuronectes platessa chromosome 1, fPlePla1.1, whole genome shotgun sequence genomic window:
- the LOC128438895 gene encoding uncharacterized protein LOC128438895, translating to MVAGIEKRLFEGESEKGKVPKYSLNDLDNELFKVAGEILCVSIAQGGPAPRFMQEWCYHYLVTGNLKTDGVHDMELSPLIKTIEDASDLSLYIEEILDCGYTGQINIDHKESILRAIVLHVTTKRTPMLQQMREGLEVYNLIKVMQIKPNECRNLFVVGADDKVDSHYVLSHLAPEMSPDGSTKHVKESKILEYFQDFLLEIEDTQPENEVEGETPSVPMVMQWMTGQAHRHLLVSERQKFKIAIVFDHNCLEHMPGHTVCYPVVSACTNTVTLPTAHLGDYESFKTNLQTAIKYGASFDRL from the exons ATGGTTGCTGGGATCGAGAAGCGACTATTTGAAGGCGAAAGTGAGAAGGGCAAAGTACCAAAGTATTCCCTCAACGATTTGGACAATGAACTGTTCAA AGTTGCGGGTGAAATACTTTGTGTGAGCATTGCCCAAGGAGGACCAGCACCACGGTTTATGCAGGAGTGGTGTTACCACTACCTCGTCACTGGGAACCTTAAAACTGATGGTGTGCATGACATGGAGTTGTCACCACTTATCAAAACG ATTGAAGATGCATCTGACCTGTCCCTCTACATTGAAGAAATCCTGGATTGTGGCTACACTGGTCAAATCAACATTGACCATAAGGAAAGCATATTAAg gGCTATTGTACTGCATGTGACCACAAAACGCACACCAATGCTGCAACAGATGCGTGAAGGCCTTGAAGTGTACAACCTGATCAAGGTCATGCAGATAAAGCCGAATGAGTGTCGCAATCTCTTTGTCGTAGGGGCTGATGACAAG GTGGACTCGCATTATGTTTTATCACACCTGGCCCCAGAAATGAGCCCAGATGGTTCGACTAAACACGTGAAGGAGTCCAAAATCTTGGAATACTTCCAAGATTTCCTACTTGAAATTGAGG acacacaaccagaAAATGAGGTTGAAGGAGAGACACCCTCTGTGCCCATGGTGATGCAATGGATGACTGGGCAGGCACACAGGCATTTGCTTGtctcagagagacagaaattcAAAATAGCCATAGTATTTGACCACAACTGTCTAGAGCACATGCCAGGCCACACTGTATGTTATCCTGTTGTTAGTGCTTGCACCAACACTGTTACACTTCCAACAGCTCATCTGGGGGATTACGAGTCCTTTAAAACCAACTTGCAAACTGCCATTAAATATGGTGCAAGCTTTGACAGACTGTAG